The genomic interval ATTAGGTTTATAATTAAATAATATTGGACAATCAAAAGCTGGTAATGCATTTGGAACAATTTTTTCAGATATACCTTTAAATGCTGGTATTATTTGATTAATTAACATACGAACACCATACAATAATACTATTAATCCCGCACCAAATGTTATTCCAGATTTTAATGAAGTCATAAATAAATTTTCATTTTCATTAATTAATATTGGTCACCCAACTGGAA from Oceanivirga salmonicida carries:
- a CDS encoding PTS transporter subunit IIC — translated: MLINENENLFMTSLKSGITFGAGLIVLLYGVRMLINQIIPAFKGISEKIVPNALPAFDCPILFNYKPN